Genomic window (Sulfurovum sp. NBC37-1):
TCATCTTTATCGCCGCCATCGGCAAATCCGGTCAGTTCCCTCTCTTCCCGTGGCTGATGCGTGCGATGGAAGGTCCAACGACGGTTTCCGCACTGATCCACGGTGCGACGATGGTCAACAGCGGTATCTACATTGTTGCCAGACTCTTTGACTTTTATATGGTGGCCGAAGCGCTGATCGTGGTCGCGAGTATCGGTGCACTTTCCGCTTTCATCGGCGCGACCTCCGCACTGGTACAGAGCGAGTTGAAAAAAGTGCTTGCCTATTCGACGATGTCGCATCTCTCCATCGCCTTCGTGGGGCTGGGAGCCGGTTCGCTTGCAGCGGGTATGACGCACCTGGTCAATCACGCCGTCTTCAAAGCACTGCTCTTTCTCGGAGCCGGTGCGGTGATCATGTCGGCAGGCCATGTCAAGGATATGTGGCGGCTTGGCGGCCTGGGCAAAAAACTGACCTGGACAGCGCTCTTCATGGGAATGGCGGTACTCTCTCTGAGCGGCATACCTCCCTTCAGCGGCTTTTTCTCAAAAGATGCGGTGATCGTTTCGGCCATTGCCAACCCCGGAACACACGGATGGGTGAGCGTGATGGTGACCATTGCCGGCGTATTGTCCATCGCGTACATCGGAAGGCTCTGGCTTTTGACCTTTGCCGGAAAACCCCGTGACAAAGCGCTCTTCGAAAAGGTCAAAGCGCCTTCGAAGTTCTGGATCGTACTTCCTTTGGGTATTATGGCGGTGGTAACACTGCTGCTTGGATTCTTTCAGGAACCGCTTGCCCGTATGGTTTCGGGAGAAACACTCGAAGCGCCTCACCTCGACGGCCTCTTCATAGGATTGATGGGGTCCATTCTGGTGCTGGGGCTCATTGTCTACTACTATTACAACAGACGGCTTGACCTTACAGAGAAGATCTCTTCGCACCCTTTGATGAAAAGCATCCACGGGGTACTCTTCAACGGCTATTACATCGAATACCTTGTCCACTGGCTGACACACAATGTCATCATCGATGCTTTTGCCGGAACTATCAACTGGATAGACCGGCACATCATCGATGCTGCGGTCAACGGTATGACAGGCCTGAGCAGA
Coding sequences:
- a CDS encoding NADH-quinone oxidoreductase subunit 5 family protein, producing MHFSVFALLLLPFFGAIVAYLLGLKRTSLAFWTAEVASALLFVISLYLLITYDGAIDLPMTWFEFGSLSIPFGIYIDKLSLVMLLIATGLGFLDVHFAHDYMAEDPHQPRYYAKVLFFIGGMILLVSAKDLVALFVGWEFMGLASYLLISFWHQKRDPADAGVSAFLFTRFGDIFLFAAIGILYYYAGSIDMVHLNEMAKSGTLNKDMMFLASVFIFIAAIGKSGQFPLFPWLMRAMEGPTTVSALIHGATMVNSGIYIVARLFDFYMVAEALIVVASIGALSAFIGATSALVQSELKKVLAYSTMSHLSIAFVGLGAGSLAAGMTHLVNHAVFKALLFLGAGAVIMSAGHVKDMWRLGGLGKKLTWTALFMGMAVLSLSGIPPFSGFFSKDAVIVSAIANPGTHGWVSVMVTIAGVLSIAYIGRLWLLTFAGKPRDKALFEKVKAPSKFWIVLPLGIMAVVTLLLGFFQEPLARMVSGETLEAPHLDGLFIGLMGSILVLGLIVYYYYNRRLDLTEKISSHPLMKSIHGVLFNGYYIEYLVHWLTHNVIIDAFAGTINWIDRHIIDAAVNGMTGLSRRITGWFTLSYSGRAGDNSAAMTAGLLLLLLAVFVGGSL